The Paenibacillus sp. 481 DNA window ACGATGCTGGGGAAATGCGGTATTTTGCCAGAGGCGGACGTTGAAAAAATTAAAGACGGTCTGCATCAGGTGCTGCAGCAAATCCGACGCGGCGATATGGATTATTCGGTATCGGATGAAGATATTCATATGAATATCGAGAAGACGTTGATCGATCTAATCGGCCCTGTTGGAGGCAAGCTGCATACAGGGCGGAGCCGCAATGACCAAGTGGCGACAGATATGCACTTGTATTTGCGCAAGCGGGTTGTCATGTTCGTCGATTTGCTTGGTCAGTTGCAAGGAGCGCTATTGAAGCAGGCGGAAGCAAACTTGGATACGATTGTGCCAGGTTACACGCATTTGCAACGGGCGCAGCCCATCTTGTTCGCCCATCACTTGATGGCGTACGTGTCCATGTTCGAGCGCGATATTGAGCGGTTCGTTGACAGCTATAAGCGGATTAATACACTTCCGCTAGGGGCAGGAGCGTTGGCGGGAACGACGTTCGCCATCGATCGTCATTTTGTTGCTGCGGAATTAGGGTTTGATCGGGTGTACGAAAATAGTCTGGATGCAGTAAGTGATCGGGATTTTATCGTCGAGTTTCTGTCTAATTCGTCGCTCGTTATGATGCACTTGTCTCGCTTGTGTGAGGAGCTTGTGTTGTGGTCGAGCACTGAATTTCAATTCGTGGAGCTGGACGATGCGTTTTGCACAGGCTCCAGCATTATGCCGCAGAAGAAGAATCCGGACGTTGCCGAGCTTGTGCGCGGTAAGACAGGACGTGTGTACGGTCATCTCGTTGGTATGCTGACAGTGCTCAAGGCGTTGCCGCTTGCCTATAACAAAGATATGCAGGAAGACAAAGAGGGCATGTTCGACACGGTGGAAACGTTGGAAGGTGCGCTGCGTTTGTTCACGCCGATGGTTGAGACGATGAAGGTGAACCGTGATCGCATGCGTCAAGCCGTTCGCCAAGATTTCTCGAATGCAACGGACATTGCAGACTTCCTTGTTAACAAAGGATTGCCATTCCGTCAGGCGCATGAAGTAATCGGCAAGACGGTATTGTACTGCATACAGCAGAACAAATACTTGCTTGATTTATCCTTGGATGAATTCAGGCAGTTCTCGACCTTATTCGACGAGCGCATTTACGATGTGTTGCAGCCGGAAAATGTCGTGAATGCTCGTGACGTGTATGGCGGTACTGCGGCTGTGCAAGTTACAGCGGCTATCGAGCGTGCGGGTTCTGCGTTGAGCAATACCTTATCATGGGTGCAGCAGCACGCATCAACAAGATCATAGTGGTGAACGCTCTAATCATATAATCGATATGCTTAGCATGTATCGCATAGTAGGAAGAATACAATTGTACAAGGAGCAGCACGCGTTAATAGCGTCCCGTGAGACGCTGACGCGTGCTGCTCTTTTTTGCTGGCTTGTTGCTGCATACACATAGAGCCCTACGACAATCACCTAGGGCTCTTACGCTGTTGCCTATTACTTCGCCTCGTTCATATTTTCCAGTCCGTAGTCTTCGATCTGAATGTGTGATTCGATTTTAATTGTGGACTTTTTAAAATGCTCGGGCCAATTTTGCTTCAAT harbors:
- the argH gene encoding argininosuccinate lyase, encoding MSKLWGGRFTKQTDQLVERYTASITFDQVMAEEDIEGSLAHVTMLGKCGILPEADVEKIKDGLHQVLQQIRRGDMDYSVSDEDIHMNIEKTLIDLIGPVGGKLHTGRSRNDQVATDMHLYLRKRVVMFVDLLGQLQGALLKQAEANLDTIVPGYTHLQRAQPILFAHHLMAYVSMFERDIERFVDSYKRINTLPLGAGALAGTTFAIDRHFVAAELGFDRVYENSLDAVSDRDFIVEFLSNSSLVMMHLSRLCEELVLWSSTEFQFVELDDAFCTGSSIMPQKKNPDVAELVRGKTGRVYGHLVGMLTVLKALPLAYNKDMQEDKEGMFDTVETLEGALRLFTPMVETMKVNRDRMRQAVRQDFSNATDIADFLVNKGLPFRQAHEVIGKTVLYCIQQNKYLLDLSLDEFRQFSTLFDERIYDVLQPENVVNARDVYGGTAAVQVTAAIERAGSALSNTLSWVQQHASTRS